The Geovibrio ferrireducens genome contains the following window.
AGAAGATGGCACAGATTAAGCCGCTTCAGGACAGAGTTCTCGTTAAACGCTTTAAAAGCGAAGAGAAAACTGCCTCAGGAATCATCATTCCCGACAGTGCAAAGGAAAAACCCATGGAAGGCGAAGTTATCGCTACAGGCCCCGGCAAATACCTTGACAACGGAAACAAGGTTGAGCTCACGGTTAAAGCGGGCGACAAAGTACTGTTCAGCAAATATGCAGGAACAGAAGTTAAATTCGGCGATGAAGAATACCTTATCATGCGTGAGGATGACATCCTCGGCATCCTTAACTAATTACGGAGGGAATTAATACCATGGCTAAGAAAATAGTTTTCGGTGAAGAGGCCAGACGCGCCATCGGACGCGGCGTGGACAAACTCGCAGACGCGGTTAAAGTTACACTCGGACCCAAAGGAAGAAACGTTGTAATAGAAAAAAAATTCGGCTCACCCCTTGTTACTAAAGACGGTGTTTCCGTTGCTAAGGAAATCGAGCTTGAAGACGCTCTTGAAAACCTTGGCGCGCAGATGGTTAAGGAAGTTGCTTCCAAAACATCTGACATAGCGGGCGACGGTACAACCACAGCCACTGTTCTTGCTCAGGCAATCTACAGAGAAGGCATGAAAAACGTTGTGGCAGGCGCTAACCCTATGGAGCTCAAAAGAGGGCTTGATAAAGCGGTTACGGCTGTTATAGCTGAACTTAAAAAAATCTCCAAACCCATTGCAGATAAAAAAGAGATCGAGCAGGTCGGCACTATTTCCGCCAACAACGACAAAGAAATCGGCGGAATCATAGCTGAGGCTATGGAAAAAGTCGGCAAAGACGGCGTTATCACAATCGAAGAAAACAAATCAACAGACACAGTTCTTGATGTTGTTGAAGGTATGCAGTTCGACAGAGGCTACCTGTCACCCTATTTCGTGACAAACCCCGAAAACATGGAAGCTTCTCTTGATAACCCCTACATACTTATATACGAGAAAAAAATCTCCAACATGAAAGAGATTCTTCCCGTTCTTGAGCAGCTTGCAAAACAGAACGCTCCTTTCCTCATCATCGCTGAAGATGTTGAAGGCGAAGCCCTCGCCACACTCGTGGTGAACAAACTCCGCGGCACTCTTAACTGCTGCGCTGTTAAGGCTCCCGGCTTCGGCGACAGAAGAAAGGAAATGCTGAAAGACATCGCCGTTCTTACAGGCGGTCAGGTTATCAGCGAAGACCTCGGCATCAAAATTGACACTGTTACACTGGCTGACCTCGGCCGCGCCAAAAAAATCGTTGTGGACAAAGAGAACACAACCATAGTTGAAGGCGCAGGCAAAACAGAAGAGATTCAGGCACGCGTAAACCAGATCAAAAAACAGTCTGAGGACACCACAAGCGACTACGACAGGGAAAAACTTCAGGAAAGACTTGCCAAACTTGTTGGCGGCGTAGCCGTTATCAAAGTCGGCGCTGCTACTGAAACAGAAATGAAAGAGAAAAAAGCCAGAGTGGAAGATGCTCTCAACGCTACAAAAGCAGCAGTTGAGGAAGGCATAGTCCCCGGAGGCGGCGTTGCTCTTATCAAAGCCCTTAAAGCTGTTGAATCAATGGCTCTTGACGGCGACGAGCAGATCGGCGTTGAACTCGTGAGAAAAGCTCTTGAGTTCCCGCTCAGACAAATCGTTGCGAACGCAGGTTTCGAGCCCTCAATCATCGTTAACGAAATTAAAAATAACCCCAGCAACAACTACGGCTTCAACGCATACTCAGAGCAGTACACTGATATGGTTGCTGACGGCGTTATCGACCCCACAAAGGTTACAAGAAGCGCACTCCAGAACGCCGCATCTGTTGCCAGCCTTATGCTTACTACTGAGGCTCTCATCACTGAGATCCCTGAGAAGAAAGATGCAGGCGCAGGCATGCCCGATATGGGCGGCATGGGAGGAATGGGCGGCATGATGTAATCATCACGCAACCTGTTCAGCAAATTTAAATAAGTCTCACAAAGCCCGCAGGCCTCACCGGTTTGCGGGCTTTTTTTATTTGATATTTTTTTCGGCAAGTTGTGTATATTTATGGGTATAATGGAGCAGCAGTTTAGGCTGGAAACATTCTGAGATTATGGAATAGATGAAACAAAGATGAATTGGGGCAAAAATGGACTGTGCAAATTTTGCATATACCACGCAGTACGTCTTGTATAATTAATTGAAGCACCTTTGGGAATCGGGCTTACTGCTTAATTAACCCTTTGAACTTTTAAATTGCTGATCGTATAAATTAACGTTAAGCTTATGATTAGACATAATTGAATAATGTTGTTGTGTCATAAAATAAGGATAGATATGGAATTCAAATTCGAAATTACTAACTTGTTGAAAAAAGCTCAAACAAAGACTAAAAAACATATTGATGGCGTAACAATCAATTTGCCTTTTATTTCATTCACACTAAAACCAACGGATATAGAAAAATCAGTAGCAAGAGAGCTATTGATACGCCTTTCAGACAAAAGAGTCTTAAGCTCAACAGAATGCTGTGATAATTGCATTGATAATTCTTTAACTTCATTGCAGGAAATTCGTAAGGTCTTAATTGATTCACAGGTTAAATTATCTGATTACTATGACGGTGGTTTATATCTATTAATAGAGCTTATAGCAGAGGGAGTTCGTCAATTTATCACTTATGAAGAATATTTAAGAACAAAAATGGAAGAGGATGTTATTCATAGAGAAAATTATAGATCTCCGCATATTCGAGAG
Protein-coding sequences here:
- the groES gene encoding co-chaperone GroES, encoding MAQIKPLQDRVLVKRFKSEEKTASGIIIPDSAKEKPMEGEVIATGPGKYLDNGNKVELTVKAGDKVLFSKYAGTEVKFGDEEYLIMREDDILGILN
- the groL gene encoding chaperonin GroEL (60 kDa chaperone family; promotes refolding of misfolded polypeptides especially under stressful conditions; forms two stacked rings of heptamers to form a barrel-shaped 14mer; ends can be capped by GroES; misfolded proteins enter the barrel where they are refolded when GroES binds), with translation MAKKIVFGEEARRAIGRGVDKLADAVKVTLGPKGRNVVIEKKFGSPLVTKDGVSVAKEIELEDALENLGAQMVKEVASKTSDIAGDGTTTATVLAQAIYREGMKNVVAGANPMELKRGLDKAVTAVIAELKKISKPIADKKEIEQVGTISANNDKEIGGIIAEAMEKVGKDGVITIEENKSTDTVLDVVEGMQFDRGYLSPYFVTNPENMEASLDNPYILIYEKKISNMKEILPVLEQLAKQNAPFLIIAEDVEGEALATLVVNKLRGTLNCCAVKAPGFGDRRKEMLKDIAVLTGGQVISEDLGIKIDTVTLADLGRAKKIVVDKENTTIVEGAGKTEEIQARVNQIKKQSEDTTSDYDREKLQERLAKLVGGVAVIKVGAATETEMKEKKARVEDALNATKAAVEEGIVPGGGVALIKALKAVESMALDGDEQIGVELVRKALEFPLRQIVANAGFEPSIIVNEIKNNPSNNYGFNAYSEQYTDMVADGVIDPTKVTRSALQNAASVASLMLTTEALITEIPEKKDAGAGMPDMGGMGGMGGMM